From the genome of Ornithobacterium rhinotracheale, one region includes:
- a CDS encoding IS30 family transposase: MARRFKHLDLHDRAMIEAYLKAGWSISKIARELKRDKSTISREVRRNRTKKGKYKAKTAQTLYSEKKERFLRYRRFTKDIEKRVRQFLYKRYSPLQIVGYCKKLGLEMVSVERIYQYIRADKLKGGNLYKYCRHALKKRKAQVSKIVGKIKNRTSIEERPQVVNDRKEFGHWEGDLIEGKNHKGYLLTITERVSRFLFIRYIPNKSADVVANAMIDVLVPYKGVVKSITVDNGLEFAQHERVGKRLGARVFFTHPYSSWEKGQIEHMNKLVRQYVKKGSAITKSNANKLKAVQKEINDRPFKVLKFCKPREVFFNFVENVAFRG, from the coding sequence ATGGCACGGAGATTTAAGCATTTGGATTTGCACGATAGAGCAATGATAGAGGCTTATTTAAAGGCTGGTTGGTCTATCTCTAAAATAGCCCGTGAACTGAAAAGGGATAAATCTACGATAAGCCGTGAAGTGAGGAGGAACCGAACGAAGAAAGGAAAATATAAAGCAAAGACAGCACAGACGCTCTATTCTGAAAAGAAAGAGCGTTTTTTGCGTTATAGACGCTTTACAAAAGACATTGAGAAAAGAGTAAGACAATTTCTGTATAAAAGATATTCACCGCTCCAAATAGTAGGCTATTGTAAAAAGTTGGGGCTTGAAATGGTATCAGTAGAAAGAATTTACCAATATATAAGGGCTGATAAATTGAAAGGAGGTAATCTGTACAAATATTGCAGGCACGCTTTGAAAAAGAGAAAGGCACAGGTTTCTAAAATTGTTGGAAAGATAAAAAATAGAACTAGTATAGAAGAACGCCCGCAAGTGGTGAATGATAGAAAAGAGTTCGGACACTGGGAGGGTGATTTAATTGAGGGAAAAAATCATAAGGGTTATTTGCTGACGATTACAGAAAGGGTATCAAGGTTTTTATTTATTAGATATATACCTAATAAAAGTGCTGATGTTGTGGCAAATGCGATGATAGATGTTTTGGTTCCGTACAAGGGGGTGGTTAAGTCTATTACGGTGGATAATGGTTTGGAGTTTGCACAGCACGAACGGGTGGGGAAGAGATTGGGGGCGCGTGTTTTTTTTACGCACCCTTATTCTAGTTGGGAAAAGGGACAAATTGAGCATATGAACAAACTTGTTAGACAGTATGTAAAAAAAGGTTCGGCAATTACAAAAAGTAACGCTAACAAGCTGAAAGCGGTACAAAAAGAGATAAACGATAGACCGTTTAAAGTGTTAAAGTTTTGCAAGCCTCGTGAAGTTTTTTTTAATTTTGTGGAAAATGTTGCATTTAGGGGTTGA
- a CDS encoding type I restriction enzyme HsdR N-terminal domain-containing protein — protein MLTPEEWVRQHVLQFLVRSLNYRPESIGTEIPVKINGLPQRADCIVYQKAQPFILCECKKPEVKITQKTMDQILRYNQEIRAPWIYLTNGIQHIVAQWNDGEIQFQPFLPENHN, from the coding sequence GTGCTCACGCCCGAAGAGTGGGTGCGCCAGCATGTGCTACAGTTTTTGGTTCGAAGTTTAAACTACAGACCAGAAAGCATAGGAACGGAAATCCCTGTAAAAATCAACGGACTGCCACAGCGAGCCGATTGCATTGTTTACCAAAAGGCACAACCCTTTATTTTGTGCGAATGCAAAAAGCCCGAAGTGAAAATCACGCAAAAAACCATGGATCAAATCCTGCGATATAATCAAGAAATCCGTGCGCCGTGGATTTATTTAACCAATGGCATTCAGCATATTGTCGCTCAGTGGAATGATGGGGAAATTCAATTTCAGCCATTTTTGCCTGAAAACCATAATTAA
- a CDS encoding PLDc N-terminal domain-containing protein, giving the protein MNNLSEILVAIYLILGAFLSVWAIVDCIKTKREYSTLWILVVFFFPLIGAFAYFITKSRAKFKPFKNNIQSYRK; this is encoded by the coding sequence ATGAACAATTTATCAGAAATTTTAGTCGCAATTTATTTAATTCTTGGTGCTTTTTTAAGCGTTTGGGCTATTGTAGACTGCATTAAAACAAAAAGGGAATACAGCACTTTATGGATTTTGGTCGTATTTTTCTTCCCACTTATAGGTGCTTTTGCTTATTTCATAACCAAATCGAGAGCTAAATTTAAGCCGTTTAAAAACAACATTCAATCTTATAGAAAATAG
- the rpsO gene encoding 30S ribosomal protein S15 gives MYLDPQKKREIFEKYGENANDTGSPESQIALFTYRINHLSEHLKVNRKDFNTERALVKLVGKRKSLLDYLIKNDIERYRAIIKELGIRK, from the coding sequence ATGTATTTAGACCCACAAAAGAAAAGAGAAATTTTTGAAAAGTACGGAGAAAACGCTAACGATACAGGATCTCCAGAGAGCCAAATCGCACTTTTCACTTACAGAATCAACCACCTATCTGAGCACTTAAAAGTGAACAGAAAAGATTTCAACACTGAAAGAGCTTTGGTGAAATTGGTAGGTAAAAGAAAAAGTTTACTAGATTACTTAATCAAAAACGACATCGAAAGATACCGTGCAATCATTAAAGAATTAGGTATCAGAAAATAA
- a CDS encoding polyribonucleotide nucleotidyltransferase yields the protein MNYQEFTEEIRLKDGRSITLSTGKLAKQADGAVVVKMGGTMLLATVVGAKEAKEGVDFMPLTVEYREKFSAAGKIPGGFIKREGRPTDEEILTMRLVDRVMRPLFPKDYHAEVQVIISVISYDGTVIPDSLAGLAASTAMALTDIPFKSLISEVRVVRVDGELLINPDLETLKKADLDIMVGASKDSVVMVEGEMNEISEKEMIEAIKFAHEAIKEQIDAQERLAEKVGKSFPKREYCHEVNDEALEQRIHDELYQKLYDVAKEPSDKHERAEKFDALLAEFKAQFREEELEEKETLIDKYFGDTKKEAVRQMILDENLRLDGRNPKEIRPIWSEVDYLPATHGSSIFTRGETQALSTVTLGSSLDVDRIDSIVEEYDKKFYLHYNFPPFSTGEARPIRGTSRREVGHGNLAERALKKMIPEDNPYTIRLVSEILESNGSSSMATVCAGTLALMDAGIKIKKPVSGIAMGLITDTESGKWTVLSDILGDEDHLGDMDFKVTGTRDGITACQMDIKIAGLSYEILEKALMQAHEGRMHILDKILETIPEPNENYKPTAPKIVTLRIKGDFIGAVIGPGGKVIQELQAETGTTISIEEDGDFGVVEISGVDQDGIDAAVQRIKDITFEPEIGGIYKGTVVSIKPFGAFVQLRKGVEGLVHISELEWSRVNDVEDVVKVGDEIEVKYLENDKKTGKMRLSRKVLLPKPEKKD from the coding sequence ATGAATTATCAAGAATTTACCGAAGAAATCCGTCTGAAAGACGGGCGTTCCATTACCCTTTCCACCGGAAAGCTTGCCAAGCAAGCCGATGGCGCTGTGGTAGTGAAGATGGGTGGCACCATGCTCCTTGCTACCGTAGTAGGAGCGAAAGAGGCCAAAGAAGGCGTAGATTTTATGCCACTTACCGTAGAATACCGCGAGAAATTCTCTGCCGCTGGGAAAATCCCAGGGGGCTTTATTAAGAGAGAAGGCCGCCCTACGGATGAAGAAATTTTAACAATGCGATTAGTAGACCGCGTGATGAGGCCACTATTCCCTAAGGATTACCACGCCGAGGTACAAGTAATCATCAGCGTTATCTCTTATGATGGAACCGTGATTCCAGATTCGCTGGCTGGGCTTGCTGCCTCCACCGCAATGGCTTTGACAGATATCCCTTTCAAGAGCCTAATCTCCGAAGTGCGCGTGGTGCGTGTAGATGGTGAATTGCTCATTAACCCAGACCTTGAAACCTTAAAGAAAGCTGACCTAGATATTATGGTGGGCGCCTCCAAAGATTCCGTAGTAATGGTAGAGGGCGAGATGAATGAAATCTCTGAAAAAGAGATGATTGAAGCCATTAAATTTGCCCACGAAGCTATCAAGGAGCAAATCGATGCGCAAGAGAGATTAGCTGAAAAAGTTGGAAAATCATTCCCAAAAAGAGAATACTGCCACGAAGTGAATGATGAAGCATTGGAGCAAAGAATCCATGATGAGCTTTATCAAAAATTATATGATGTGGCTAAAGAGCCAAGCGATAAGCACGAGCGTGCCGAAAAATTTGATGCACTACTAGCCGAGTTTAAAGCACAATTCCGTGAGGAAGAATTAGAGGAAAAAGAAACTCTAATTGATAAATATTTTGGCGATACTAAAAAAGAGGCTGTGCGCCAAATGATTTTAGATGAAAACCTCCGCCTAGATGGTAGAAATCCAAAAGAAATCCGCCCAATTTGGAGCGAGGTAGATTACCTTCCAGCCACGCACGGCTCCTCTATCTTCACTCGTGGCGAAACGCAAGCTCTAAGCACCGTAACGCTAGGCTCCTCCCTTGATGTAGATAGAATCGATAGCATTGTAGAAGAATACGACAAAAAATTCTATTTACACTACAATTTCCCACCATTCTCAACTGGCGAAGCACGCCCAATTAGAGGCACTTCTCGCCGCGAAGTAGGACACGGAAACTTAGCTGAGCGTGCATTGAAAAAAATGATTCCAGAAGATAACCCATACACTATTCGTTTAGTTTCTGAAATTTTAGAATCAAACGGTTCTTCGTCTATGGCAACTGTTTGTGCAGGAACCTTAGCTTTAATGGATGCAGGTATCAAAATCAAAAAACCAGTTTCTGGTATCGCCATGGGACTTATCACCGACACAGAATCTGGAAAATGGACTGTGCTTTCAGACATCTTAGGCGATGAAGACCACTTAGGCGATATGGATTTCAAAGTAACTGGTACCCGCGATGGAATTACCGCTTGCCAAATGGATATCAAAATCGCAGGACTTAGCTACGAAATCCTAGAAAAAGCCTTGATGCAAGCACACGAAGGTAGAATGCACATCTTGGATAAAATCTTAGAAACTATTCCTGAACCTAACGAAAATTACAAACCAACGGCTCCAAAAATTGTTACTTTAAGAATTAAAGGAGACTTCATCGGTGCAGTTATTGGACCTGGTGGAAAAGTAATCCAAGAGCTTCAAGCAGAAACAGGCACTACCATTTCAATTGAAGAAGATGGCGATTTCGGAGTTGTGGAAATTTCGGGTGTAGACCAAGATGGAATTGACGCTGCTGTACAGAGAATAAAAGACATTACCTTCGAGCCAGAAATTGGGGGCATTTACAAAGGTACTGTAGTATCCATCAAGCCGTTTGGAGCTTTCGTTCAGCTTAGAAAAGGCGTAGAAGGTCTCGTACACATCTCCGAGCTTGAGTGGAGCCGCGTAAACGATGTAGAAGATGTGGTGAAAGTAGGCGACGAAATCGAGGTGAAATATCTTGAAAACGACAAAAAGACTGGTAAAATGAGACTTTCAAGAAAAGTTTTATTGCCTAAACCAGAGAAAAAAGATTAA
- a CDS encoding M23 family metallopeptidase → MKTLFRTIFLLLITFSQAQNKKLPQDFRSPLDIPRYLAGNFAELRGFHFHSGIDIKTQQREGKNVYAIGDGYISRINISPSGYGYCLYVTHPNGYTSVYAHLREFKGRIEDYARKQQHLLKSFEINVLPPKDALPVKKGDVIALSGNSGSSGGPHLHFEIRDTKTEETINPFLFGLTTPDTQKPMINGMYIYALNGNVAGKKRYDLTGSTQFKNPVYATGKVAFGIKTYDKINGAENWDGVYNIKVYANNDLIFEFKTDQFSFDETRYINCLTDYAQYMANKGFIYQLYKKPGNQLRMIKSAKNNGILNLANGKTYNIKIVVSDFAGNTSTGTFSLVGKAGNTRPIEKPNKNRLYWDRENYWSNGEVELSFPPQSFYEDFNLEYRKTNGRYYIQNDKVPLHKFYTLAIVPKDIPTHKVDKAVIAVEYNYGGKKVTDYFPTTYQNGKLIAEVRDFGAFKIDIDETAPSIQLLNKTKTFSAKNGRISFRVKDSQSGIKKYDAFIDGKWAIPVYDKKNKLIYIDLAKENISPGKHQFQLKITDFSQNVAHYSTSIIYQ, encoded by the coding sequence ATGAAAACTTTATTTCGCACGATATTCCTTTTATTAATTACCTTTAGCCAAGCGCAAAACAAAAAACTTCCGCAAGATTTTCGTTCGCCACTGGACATTCCACGCTATTTGGCAGGGAATTTTGCCGAGCTTCGTGGATTTCATTTCCACTCAGGAATTGACATCAAAACTCAACAACGCGAAGGCAAAAATGTGTATGCCATTGGCGATGGCTATATTTCGAGAATCAACATTTCGCCTTCGGGTTACGGATACTGCTTGTATGTAACACACCCAAACGGCTATACCTCTGTGTATGCACACCTGAGAGAGTTCAAAGGAAGAATAGAAGATTACGCACGCAAGCAGCAACATTTACTAAAATCATTTGAAATCAATGTTTTGCCTCCCAAAGATGCGCTTCCCGTGAAAAAAGGCGATGTGATTGCACTTTCGGGAAATTCAGGCAGCTCGGGCGGGCCGCATTTGCATTTTGAAATCAGAGATACTAAAACCGAAGAAACCATCAATCCTTTTTTGTTTGGCCTCACCACTCCAGACACGCAAAAACCTATGATTAATGGTATGTATATCTATGCACTCAATGGAAATGTGGCGGGCAAAAAACGATATGATTTAACGGGTAGCACTCAGTTTAAAAACCCTGTTTATGCCACGGGTAAAGTGGCTTTTGGAATTAAAACTTACGACAAAATCAATGGAGCCGAAAACTGGGACGGCGTCTATAATATTAAAGTATATGCCAACAATGATTTAATTTTTGAATTTAAAACCGATCAATTTAGTTTTGATGAAACGCGCTACATCAATTGCCTTACGGATTATGCACAATACATGGCAAACAAAGGCTTTATTTATCAATTATATAAAAAACCTGGCAACCAGCTTCGTATGATAAAATCGGCTAAAAATAATGGAATTCTGAATTTAGCCAACGGAAAAACCTACAACATCAAAATTGTGGTGAGCGATTTTGCGGGTAACACCAGCACAGGCACTTTCAGCCTTGTGGGCAAGGCAGGGAATACCCGCCCCATCGAAAAACCTAATAAAAATAGGCTCTACTGGGATAGGGAAAATTATTGGAGTAATGGCGAAGTGGAACTCAGCTTCCCGCCCCAATCCTTCTACGAAGACTTTAACCTCGAATACAGAAAGACTAATGGCAGATATTATATTCAGAATGACAAAGTGCCTTTGCACAAATTCTATACGCTGGCCATAGTGCCTAAGGACATTCCCACGCACAAGGTGGATAAGGCCGTGATTGCCGTAGAGTATAACTATGGAGGAAAAAAAGTAACCGACTACTTCCCCACCACTTACCAGAACGGGAAATTAATTGCAGAGGTGAGAGACTTTGGCGCTTTCAAAATTGATATTGATGAAACAGCCCCAAGCATTCAACTTTTAAATAAAACTAAAACTTTTTCGGCTAAAAATGGTAGAATTAGTTTTAGGGTAAAAGATAGCCAAAGCGGCATTAAAAAATATGATGCCTTCATTGATGGGAAATGGGCTATCCCCGTGTATGATAAGAAAAATAAATTAATCTATATCGATTTAGCCAAAGAAAATATAAGCCCTGGAAAGCACCAATTCCAGCTGAAAATCACAGATTTTAGTCAAAATGTGGCGCACTACTCTACCAGCATTATTTACCAATAA
- the holA gene encoding DNA polymerase III subunit delta: MKEFESIRKDIQNKRFQPIYFFWGDEPYFIDVLTQEIIKNALSKEEKAFNEHIFYGNEISIEDVVMQAKQFPVMAERQLIVIKEAQHLSRTMTNFATYAEDPVPTSIVVFNFKNKKPDGRSAFLKNIKKTGVVAESKKMYENQLPAFIDSQAQSLGLKLHPKVKFLLTEFIGNDLSRIQNEMAKIASVIKNGEEVSPEFIEKNIGISKDYNNFELVAAIAEKNQLKAFSIAKYFGKNPKDNPIIVTNSALFNFFSNLLLYHSLLDKSRGNVAANLKINPYFVKDYELAARNYPVKKVSRIISFLRESDAKSKGIGSPNSTTGEDILIEFLYKTFKI; the protein is encoded by the coding sequence ATGAAAGAGTTTGAAAGCATACGCAAAGATATACAAAACAAAAGATTTCAACCGATTTATTTTTTCTGGGGAGATGAGCCGTATTTTATAGATGTTTTGACCCAAGAAATCATCAAAAATGCGCTTTCCAAAGAAGAAAAAGCCTTTAACGAGCATATTTTTTATGGCAACGAAATTAGTATAGAAGATGTGGTGATGCAAGCCAAACAATTTCCCGTAATGGCTGAACGACAGCTCATCGTTATCAAAGAAGCGCAGCACTTGAGCCGCACGATGACCAATTTTGCCACCTATGCCGAAGACCCCGTACCTACGAGCATTGTGGTTTTTAATTTTAAAAATAAAAAACCCGACGGGCGTAGTGCTTTTTTAAAAAATATCAAAAAAACGGGCGTGGTAGCGGAATCCAAAAAAATGTACGAAAACCAATTGCCCGCTTTCATCGATTCGCAAGCGCAATCTTTAGGCTTAAAATTGCACCCAAAAGTTAAATTTCTACTCACGGAATTCATCGGGAACGACCTTTCAAGAATCCAAAATGAAATGGCGAAAATTGCCTCGGTAATAAAGAACGGAGAAGAAGTTTCGCCTGAATTTATTGAGAAAAATATTGGAATTAGCAAGGATTACAACAATTTTGAATTGGTGGCGGCTATTGCCGAAAAAAATCAATTAAAGGCTTTTAGCATTGCTAAATATTTTGGCAAAAATCCAAAAGACAATCCTATTATCGTAACCAATTCTGCTTTGTTTAATTTCTTTTCTAATCTTTTGCTCTACCACTCGCTGCTCGACAAAAGTCGTGGAAATGTGGCGGCCAATTTGAAGATTAATCCTTATTTTGTAAAAGATTATGAATTGGCGGCACGAAATTATCCTGTAAAGAAAGTTTCGAGAATTATTTCGTTTTTGCGCGAAAGCGATGCCAAATCCAAAGGAATCGGCAGCCCAAACAGCACCACGGGCGAAGATATTTTGATAGAATTTTTATATAAAACTTTCAAGATTTAA
- a CDS encoding glycoside hydrolase family 19 protein yields MRKNRDKKMTYLQALGWLVGGWSAYKLYESVAKPKGKVEFGELNLVGVDDETFNPDEALRKFDEQKAMLKLQFDPLEPQGKEYERWIFIELCKLVKAGKMEKNHAAAIMANMMIECHFKLLIEAPHYTYKTKSGAQPYLKYKGNPAGYFNARYGSKNGNKKPNDGYTFRGRGFCQLTGRELYQRASKSLGVDFISNPELVLQKEYAFKIAVAFFMGWNGGFFSSSSRALPKIMPNGSTDFVKSRLSINPGEVQDPKRYAKKLSDVNRFGNAYLKIFNIVL; encoded by the coding sequence ATGAGAAAAAATAGAGATAAAAAAATGACATATTTACAAGCGTTGGGCTGGCTGGTAGGCGGATGGAGTGCCTATAAATTATATGAAAGTGTGGCTAAGCCAAAGGGAAAAGTTGAATTTGGAGAATTGAACCTTGTGGGCGTTGATGATGAAACATTTAATCCAGATGAGGCATTGAGAAAGTTTGATGAGCAAAAAGCTATGTTAAAATTGCAATTTGACCCATTAGAACCTCAAGGCAAAGAGTATGAAAGATGGATTTTCATTGAATTGTGCAAGCTCGTTAAAGCTGGGAAAATGGAGAAAAATCATGCAGCTGCTATTATGGCAAATATGATGATTGAATGCCATTTTAAATTGTTAATTGAGGCACCGCATTACACATATAAAACTAAATCTGGTGCGCAACCTTATTTAAAATATAAGGGTAATCCCGCTGGGTATTTTAATGCTAGATATGGTTCTAAAAATGGAAATAAAAAACCTAATGATGGTTATACATTTAGAGGTCGTGGATTTTGCCAATTAACTGGGCGTGAATTGTATCAAAGAGCGTCTAAATCATTAGGAGTTGATTTTATTTCAAATCCAGAGTTAGTGCTTCAAAAAGAATATGCTTTTAAGATTGCTGTAGCTTTCTTTATGGGGTGGAATGGAGGTTTTTTTTCATCATCTTCTAGGGCTTTGCCTAAAATAATGCCAAATGGAAGTACTGATTTTGTAAAGTCTCGTTTATCTATAAATCCTGGGGAGGTTCAGGACCCTAAACGATATGCAAAAAAACTTTCCGATGTAAACAGATTTGGAAATGCTTATTTAAAAATATTCAATATTGTATTATGA
- a CDS encoding TonB-dependent siderophore receptor, with protein MKKQLLASFSILILAQSTWAQVKKENKNEKVDLPEIVFQAEEKEKIYAENINPEMAKNAPSLTGSFTDILKTLPYVSVNTELSSQYMVRGGNYDENLIYANGIQIYKPQLIRNGAQEGLNFLNPNMVANVNFLPGGWEAQFGDAMSSVLDVIYRTPTEFELSAQLSLMGGNLTLGGLSKNKKLSALVGARYLNRNLLLKTQDTETEFTPSSYDIQANIQYKINDKWHLGFIGNLNNSLFQQTPHSRETNFGTLQRPIQLKVFYQGNEKDRYITNFGAITTHFKPNNNWDLGLDLYSYQSQEEEYFDIQGAYFIKTIDPQTMEPIATPDAAAQIDHARNDLDMLVMGVQHRGKFRINNNSAIEWGLGTQRENIKDMLNEWQMIDSAGYNAPRQARKKLLLGEVDKSLLHLNYAMQSRHSTATQRYTAFLQWSKKFYWNEAKVLLNAGIRSTYNDLNKELNLSPRAQIAIRPDWVTSQIFRFAAGYYAQPPFYKEFRKPNGDLNLNVKSQKSVQLIAGHDFEFFLWNRPFKLTTELYYKNIKDLNPIYIDNVRMHYFAENNATGRAYGIDTRLYGEFIPGSDSWLSLSYAKSEQNIGEQGWIPRPTDPRFKASLFFQDYMPIYPSLKVNVNLIYASGLPTGAPIFTNPYDFTSYLPDYKRVDIGFSKVLIDREKNIHLGNNLFHGLKNLSVGVEVFNVFDIKNTISTQWIKDVNSTKIYGVPNRLTGRFFNAKLNLNF; from the coding sequence ATGAAAAAACAACTTCTAGCATCATTCAGCATTTTAATCTTGGCGCAAAGCACTTGGGCACAGGTGAAAAAAGAGAATAAAAACGAAAAAGTGGATTTGCCCGAAATCGTTTTTCAGGCGGAAGAAAAAGAAAAAATTTACGCCGAAAACATAAACCCCGAAATGGCAAAAAACGCACCCTCACTCACGGGAAGCTTTACCGATATTTTAAAAACCCTGCCCTATGTAAGCGTGAACACAGAGCTTAGCTCGCAATATATGGTACGGGGCGGAAATTATGACGAAAATTTGATTTATGCCAACGGTATTCAGATTTATAAACCTCAGCTCATCAGAAACGGAGCACAGGAGGGGCTAAACTTCCTAAACCCCAATATGGTGGCTAATGTAAATTTCCTCCCTGGGGGCTGGGAGGCACAGTTTGGTGATGCGATGAGCTCTGTGCTCGATGTCATCTACCGCACCCCCACAGAATTTGAACTCTCCGCACAGCTAAGCCTAATGGGCGGGAACCTCACCCTAGGAGGCCTCAGCAAAAACAAAAAGCTAAGCGCACTGGTGGGCGCGCGATACCTGAACCGAAATCTCCTGCTTAAAACACAAGATACCGAAACGGAGTTTACCCCATCATCTTACGACATTCAGGCTAATATTCAGTATAAAATTAATGACAAATGGCATTTAGGATTTATCGGGAACCTTAATAATAGCCTCTTTCAGCAAACGCCACACAGCCGTGAGACCAATTTCGGAACCTTGCAGCGCCCTATTCAGCTAAAAGTGTTTTACCAAGGGAATGAAAAAGACCGATACATTACTAATTTTGGCGCTATAACAACTCATTTTAAACCAAATAACAACTGGGATTTGGGGCTTGATTTGTATTCATACCAAAGCCAAGAGGAGGAGTATTTTGACATTCAAGGCGCTTATTTCATAAAGACCATAGACCCTCAGACTATGGAGCCAATTGCCACACCAGATGCGGCGGCACAAATTGACCACGCTCGGAATGATTTGGATATGCTGGTAATGGGCGTTCAGCATCGTGGAAAATTCCGAATTAATAATAATTCCGCTATTGAATGGGGGCTCGGCACACAACGCGAGAATATAAAAGATATGCTAAATGAATGGCAAATGATTGATTCTGCAGGATATAATGCGCCACGCCAAGCGCGAAAAAAACTATTGCTCGGCGAGGTGGATAAAAGTCTACTTCACCTAAATTACGCTATGCAATCACGGCACAGCACCGCCACGCAGCGCTATACCGCGTTTCTGCAATGGAGCAAAAAATTCTACTGGAATGAAGCAAAAGTATTATTAAACGCTGGAATAAGAAGCACTTACAATGATTTAAATAAGGAATTAAACCTAAGCCCGCGCGCACAAATCGCTATTCGCCCTGACTGGGTAACGAGCCAAATATTCCGCTTTGCCGCTGGGTATTACGCTCAGCCGCCATTCTACAAAGAGTTTAGAAAACCTAATGGGGATTTAAATCTCAATGTAAAATCTCAAAAATCGGTACAACTCATCGCAGGGCACGATTTTGAATTCTTCCTGTGGAATCGCCCCTTTAAGCTCACCACAGAATTATACTACAAAAATATTAAAGACCTCAACCCCATATACATAGACAATGTACGAATGCACTACTTTGCCGAAAATAACGCCACAGGGCGTGCTTATGGTATAGACACTCGATTGTATGGCGAGTTTATCCCTGGTTCCGATTCTTGGCTAAGTCTATCCTATGCCAAATCTGAACAAAACATCGGAGAGCAAGGCTGGATTCCGCGCCCCACGGACCCTAGATTCAAGGCTTCGCTCTTCTTTCAAGATTATATGCCCATTTACCCAAGTCTGAAAGTGAATGTTAATCTAATCTATGCCTCTGGCTTGCCTACGGGTGCTCCGATTTTCACCAATCCGTATGATTTCACAAGCTATTTGCCCGATTATAAACGCGTAGATATTGGATTTTCTAAGGTTTTAATCGACCGAGAGAAAAATATACATTTAGGCAATAATTTGTTTCATGGGCTAAAAAATCTTTCGGTGGGTGTAGAGGTATTTAATGTATTCGATATTAAAAACACCATCTCTACCCAATGGATAAAAGATGTAAATAGCACCAAGATTTACGGCGTGCCTAATCGATTGACGGGGAGATTTTTTAATGCTAAATTGAATTTAAATTTTTAA